In the Oncorhynchus keta strain PuntledgeMale-10-30-2019 chromosome 29, Oket_V2, whole genome shotgun sequence genome, one interval contains:
- the LOC118362385 gene encoding serine/arginine repetitive matrix protein 1-like isoform X1 translates to MDAGFFRGTSAEQDNRFSNKQKKLLKQLKFAECLEKKVDMTKVNLEVIKPWITQRVTEILGFEDDVVIEFIFNQLEEKHPDSKMMQINLTGFLNGKNAREFMRDLWPLLLSAQDNIAGIPSAFLEQKKEEIKQRQIEQEKLASLKKIDEKENKDNRERESPRRRKSRSQSPRRRSPVKRERKRSHSRSPRRKPSPSSSPPPTAPAITLVSVTLPQGTEEPQPEPDTSESAVPEPVIQEASSTSDLVKPHTVVVVPDSVMKVKEPSPGKASKKERPKPREKEGRRDRPRHRSRSHSRRRPKSRSRSYSPRRRPSPRRRMSPRRRSPPRRGPPGPRHRRSRSPVRRRRSRSPSSSGSNSSAARSPQKAMKRTSTTPPRKQPRGHAADPSLSPSRRRAPNGSPPGKARRSASPRARKGRSSASPSRSAGSKKKPGSRNDSLSPVPKPRHSEASESEGATADPVQQRRQYRRQNRETSSDTGSSSSSEDEGSKRPGGGSAARNGNVRRRRSRSPSSPRRRHRDGSPRKRRSPSPGGRRSPPRRRRSPSPPPRRRSPSPPPRRRSPSPRRYSPPIQRRYSPTPLGPQKRRLSGSPPPKCLSPMPKRRPSRSPKRRSPPPQKRRTPPLPTSPPRHRRSPMLPSNRPGRGTRSPPAVHSNRLSPSPANRGRAMRGSASPQGRFDSSGTSPPGQRRQVSPSHSNRAIRRVSRTPEPRKNQRASQSPQPMRRASSRSPSGSPKPGALKRPAPASGFPSSGCSASGSPSAPLAKKASSGSGSPSPNKNSDTEAGGKKNKKHKKEKKHKKDKKHKKHKKHKKEKSGVLVAAGDGQENLGMGEDVDSDHKKESDSEVEERLDDLEKHLREKALRSMRKAGKLSPPLS, encoded by the exons ATGGACGCGGGATTCTTCCGC GGCACAAGTGCAGAACAGGACAATCGCTTCAGCAACAAGCAGAAGAAACTTCTAAAGCAACTGAAATTTGCAGAATGTCTTGAAAAGAAG GTGGATATGACCAAGGTGAACCTGGAAGTCATCAAACCTTGGATCACTCAGCGAGTGACGGAGATCCTGGGGTTCGAGGATGATGTCGTCATAGAATTCATATTTAACCAGCTAGAAGAAAAG CACCCGGACAGTAAGATGATGCAGATCAACCTGACGGGCTTCCTGAATGGGAAGAATGCCAGAGAGTTTATGAGGGACCTGTGGCCTCTGCTGCTCAGTGCCCAGGACAACATTGCCGGTATCCCCTCTGCCTTCCTGGAGCAGAAGAAAGAGGAGATCAAACAGAGACAG ATTGAGCAGGAGAAGCTTGCCTCTCTGAAGAAGATTGATGAGAAGGAAAACAAAGataacagagaaagggagagcccCAGAAG GAGGAAGTCAAGGTCACAGTCTCCACGGCGACGGTCtccagtgaagagagagagaaagcggagTCACTCCCGCTCCCCGAGGCGTAAGCCCAGTCCCAGCAGCTCCCCTCCACCAACAGCCCCAGCCATCACCCTGGTCAGTGTTACATTGCCCCAGGGCACTGAGGAGCCCCAGCCAGAGCCAGACACCTCTGAGAGCGCCGTACCTGAGCCAGTCATTCAGGAGGCCTCTTCCACCAG TGATTTGGTGAAGCCGCACACTGTGGTTGTGGTACCTGACTCTGTGATGAAGGTCAAAGAACCCTCCCCAGGAAAGGCTTCTAAAAAGGAGAGGCCCAAGCCCAGGGAGAAGGAGGGCAGGAGGGACAGGCCCCGCCACCGCTCTCGCTCCCATTCCCGCAGACGACCTAAATCGCGGTCCAGATCTTACTCCCCACGCCGGAGGCCGAGCCCCAGGAGACGGATGTCCCCTCGTCGTAGGAGCCCCCCCAGACGTGGCCCCCCAGGCCCCAGACACAGGCGCAGTCGCTCCCCTGTCCGCAG GCGGCGCTCTCGCTCCCCATCATCCTCTGGGAGCAACTCCTCCGCGGCTCGCTCACCTCAGAAGGCCATGAAGAGAACGTCAACCACACCTCCTAGGAAACAGCCCCGCGGCCACGCAGCTGATCCCTCCCTCAGCCCCTCCAGGAGAAGAGCCCCCAATGGTAGCCCCCCTGGGAAGGCCCGACGCTCTGCCTCCCCTCGGGCTAGAAAGGGCCGGTCCTCAGCCTCCCCGTCCAGATCAGCTG GTTCAAAGAAGAAACCAGGATCAAGGAATGATTCACTGTCTCCTGTTCCAAAACCCAGGCATTCTGAGGCATCGGAATCAG AGGGGGCTACCGCAGATCCTGTGCAGCAGCGACGTCAGTACCGCAGGCAGAATCGGGAGACGTCTTCAG ATACTGGATCATCCTCCTCATCAGAGGACGAGGGGTCCAAGAGGCCGGGCGGAGGGTCAGCGGCGAGGAATGGGAATGTCAGGAGGCGGCGCAGtcgttccccctcctcccccaggaGACGACACAGGGACGGCTCCCCCAG AAAAAGGCGCTCCCCCTCTCCTGGAGGACGCCGATCTCCCCCACGCCGTCGCagatctccctctcctcctccgagACGCAG gtctccctctccacctcctcgcAGACGCTCCCCCTCCCCCAGACGGTACTCTCCCCCCATCCAGCGGCGCTACAGCCCTACTCCCCTGGGCCCACAGAAGAGAAGGCTATCGGGGTCTCCCCCTCCCAAATGCCTTTCCCCGATGCCCAAGCGCCGTCCCTCCAGGTCCCCGAAGCGCAGGAGTCCCCCTCCCCAAAAGAGACGCacacctcccctccccacctctcccccccGACACAGGAGGAGCCCCATGCTCCCATCCAACCGGCCAGGCCGGGGCACGCGCTCCCCCCCTGCTGTTCACAGTAAccgcctctccccctcccctgccaACCGTGGCCGGGCCATGCGTGGGTCTGCTAGTCCTCAGGGGCGCTTTGACTCCTCGGGCACCTCTCCACCTGGCCAGAGGCGCCAGGTGTCCCCCTCACACAGCAACAGGGCAATCCGCAGGGTGTCCCGGACACCAGAGCCCCGCAAGAACCAGAG AGCCTCTCAAAGCCCTCAGCCTATGAGGAGAGCGTCATCAAGGTCACCGTCTGGTTCTCCTAAACCAGGAGCCTTGAAGCGGCCGGCCCCAGCCTCAGGCTTCCCCTCATCGGGCTGCTCGGCCAGTGGCTCGCCATCAGCCCCTCTGGCCAAGAAGGCCAGCAGCGGCTCTGGCAGCCCTTCTCCAAACAAG AATTCAGACACTGAGGCTGGAGGAAAGAAGAACAAAAAACATAAGAAGGAGAAGAAACATAAGAAGGACAAGAAGCACAAGAAACACAAGAAACACAAGAAAGAGAAGAGTGGAGTGCTGGTGGCTGCTGGGGATGGCCAGGAGAACCTGGGGATGGGAGAGGATGTAGACTCCGACCATAAAAAG GAATCAGACAGTGAAGTAGAAGAGCGTCTGGACGACCTGGAGAAGCACCTGCGAGAGAAGGCACTGCGTTCCATGAGGAAAGCTGGAAAGCTGTCCCCGCCACTGTCTTGA
- the LOC118362385 gene encoding serine/arginine repetitive matrix protein 1-like isoform X3 produces MMQINLTGFLNGKNAREFMRDLWPLLLSAQDNIAGIPSAFLEQKKEEIKQRQIEQEKLASLKKIDEKENKDNRERESPRRRKSRSQSPRRRSPVKRERKRSHSRSPRRKPSPSSSPPPTAPAITLVSVTLPQGTEEPQPEPDTSESAVPEPVIQEASSTSDLVKPHTVVVVPDSVMKVKEPSPGKASKKERPKPREKEGRRDRPRHRSRSHSRRRPKSRSRSYSPRRRPSPRRRMSPRRRSPPRRGPPGPRHRRSRSPVRRRRSRSPSSSGSNSSAARSPQKAMKRTSTTPPRKQPRGHAADPSLSPSRRRAPNGSPPGKARRSASPRARKGRSSASPSRSAGSKKKPGSRNDSLSPVPKPRHSEASESEGATADPVQQRRQYRRQNRETSSDTGSSSSSEDEGSKRPGGGSAARNGNVRRRRSRSPSSPRRRHRDGSPRKRRSPSPGGRRSPPRRRRSPSPPPRRRSPSPPPRRRSPSPRRYSPPIQRRYSPTPLGPQKRRLSGSPPPKCLSPMPKRRPSRSPKRRSPPPQKRRTPPLPTSPPRHRRSPMLPSNRPGRGTRSPPAVHSNRLSPSPANRGRAMRGSASPQGRFDSSGTSPPGQRRQVSPSHSNRAIRRVSRTPEPRKNQRASQSPQPMRRASSRSPSGSPKPGALKRPAPASGFPSSGCSASGSPSAPLAKKASSGSGSPSPNKNSDTEAGGKKNKKHKKEKKHKKDKKHKKHKKHKKEKSGVLVAAGDGQENLGMGEDVDSDHKKESDSEVEERLDDLEKHLREKALRSMRKAGKLSPPLS; encoded by the exons ATGATGCAGATCAACCTGACGGGCTTCCTGAATGGGAAGAATGCCAGAGAGTTTATGAGGGACCTGTGGCCTCTGCTGCTCAGTGCCCAGGACAACATTGCCGGTATCCCCTCTGCCTTCCTGGAGCAGAAGAAAGAGGAGATCAAACAGAGACAG ATTGAGCAGGAGAAGCTTGCCTCTCTGAAGAAGATTGATGAGAAGGAAAACAAAGataacagagaaagggagagcccCAGAAG GAGGAAGTCAAGGTCACAGTCTCCACGGCGACGGTCtccagtgaagagagagagaaagcggagTCACTCCCGCTCCCCGAGGCGTAAGCCCAGTCCCAGCAGCTCCCCTCCACCAACAGCCCCAGCCATCACCCTGGTCAGTGTTACATTGCCCCAGGGCACTGAGGAGCCCCAGCCAGAGCCAGACACCTCTGAGAGCGCCGTACCTGAGCCAGTCATTCAGGAGGCCTCTTCCACCAG TGATTTGGTGAAGCCGCACACTGTGGTTGTGGTACCTGACTCTGTGATGAAGGTCAAAGAACCCTCCCCAGGAAAGGCTTCTAAAAAGGAGAGGCCCAAGCCCAGGGAGAAGGAGGGCAGGAGGGACAGGCCCCGCCACCGCTCTCGCTCCCATTCCCGCAGACGACCTAAATCGCGGTCCAGATCTTACTCCCCACGCCGGAGGCCGAGCCCCAGGAGACGGATGTCCCCTCGTCGTAGGAGCCCCCCCAGACGTGGCCCCCCAGGCCCCAGACACAGGCGCAGTCGCTCCCCTGTCCGCAG GCGGCGCTCTCGCTCCCCATCATCCTCTGGGAGCAACTCCTCCGCGGCTCGCTCACCTCAGAAGGCCATGAAGAGAACGTCAACCACACCTCCTAGGAAACAGCCCCGCGGCCACGCAGCTGATCCCTCCCTCAGCCCCTCCAGGAGAAGAGCCCCCAATGGTAGCCCCCCTGGGAAGGCCCGACGCTCTGCCTCCCCTCGGGCTAGAAAGGGCCGGTCCTCAGCCTCCCCGTCCAGATCAGCTG GTTCAAAGAAGAAACCAGGATCAAGGAATGATTCACTGTCTCCTGTTCCAAAACCCAGGCATTCTGAGGCATCGGAATCAG AGGGGGCTACCGCAGATCCTGTGCAGCAGCGACGTCAGTACCGCAGGCAGAATCGGGAGACGTCTTCAG ATACTGGATCATCCTCCTCATCAGAGGACGAGGGGTCCAAGAGGCCGGGCGGAGGGTCAGCGGCGAGGAATGGGAATGTCAGGAGGCGGCGCAGtcgttccccctcctcccccaggaGACGACACAGGGACGGCTCCCCCAG AAAAAGGCGCTCCCCCTCTCCTGGAGGACGCCGATCTCCCCCACGCCGTCGCagatctccctctcctcctccgagACGCAG gtctccctctccacctcctcgcAGACGCTCCCCCTCCCCCAGACGGTACTCTCCCCCCATCCAGCGGCGCTACAGCCCTACTCCCCTGGGCCCACAGAAGAGAAGGCTATCGGGGTCTCCCCCTCCCAAATGCCTTTCCCCGATGCCCAAGCGCCGTCCCTCCAGGTCCCCGAAGCGCAGGAGTCCCCCTCCCCAAAAGAGACGCacacctcccctccccacctctcccccccGACACAGGAGGAGCCCCATGCTCCCATCCAACCGGCCAGGCCGGGGCACGCGCTCCCCCCCTGCTGTTCACAGTAAccgcctctccccctcccctgccaACCGTGGCCGGGCCATGCGTGGGTCTGCTAGTCCTCAGGGGCGCTTTGACTCCTCGGGCACCTCTCCACCTGGCCAGAGGCGCCAGGTGTCCCCCTCACACAGCAACAGGGCAATCCGCAGGGTGTCCCGGACACCAGAGCCCCGCAAGAACCAGAG AGCCTCTCAAAGCCCTCAGCCTATGAGGAGAGCGTCATCAAGGTCACCGTCTGGTTCTCCTAAACCAGGAGCCTTGAAGCGGCCGGCCCCAGCCTCAGGCTTCCCCTCATCGGGCTGCTCGGCCAGTGGCTCGCCATCAGCCCCTCTGGCCAAGAAGGCCAGCAGCGGCTCTGGCAGCCCTTCTCCAAACAAG AATTCAGACACTGAGGCTGGAGGAAAGAAGAACAAAAAACATAAGAAGGAGAAGAAACATAAGAAGGACAAGAAGCACAAGAAACACAAGAAACACAAGAAAGAGAAGAGTGGAGTGCTGGTGGCTGCTGGGGATGGCCAGGAGAACCTGGGGATGGGAGAGGATGTAGACTCCGACCATAAAAAG GAATCAGACAGTGAAGTAGAAGAGCGTCTGGACGACCTGGAGAAGCACCTGCGAGAGAAGGCACTGCGTTCCATGAGGAAAGCTGGAAAGCTGTCCCCGCCACTGTCTTGA
- the LOC118362385 gene encoding serine/arginine repetitive matrix protein 1-like isoform X2, whose translation MDAGFFRGTSAEQDNRFSNKQKKLLKQLKFAECLEKKVDMTKVNLEVIKPWITQRVTEILGFEDDVVIEFIFNQLEEKHPDSKMMQINLTGFLNGKNAREFMRDLWPLLLSAQDNIAGIPSAFLEQKKEEIKQRQIEQEKLASLKKIDEKENKDNRERESPRRRKSRSQSPRRRSPVKRERKRSHSRSPRRKPSPSSSPPPTAPAITLVSVTLPQGTEEPQPEPDTSESAVPEPVIQEASSTSDLVKPHTVVVVPDSVMKVKEPSPGKASKKERPKPREKEGRRDRPRHRSRSHSRRRPKSRSRSYSPRRRPSPRRRMSPRRRSPPRRGPPGPRHRRSRSPVRRRRSRSPSSSGSNSSAARSPQKAMKRTSTTPPRKQPRGHAADPSLSPSRRRAPNGSPPGKARRSASPRARKGRSSASPSRSAGSKKKPGSRNDSLSPVPKPRHSEASESEGATADPVQQRRQYRRQNRETSSDTGSSSSSEDEGSKRPGGGSAARNGNVRRRRSRSPSSPRRRHRDGSPRKRRSPSPGGRRSPPRRRRSPSPPPRRRSPSPPPRRRSPSPRRYSPPIQRRYSPTPLGPQKRRLSGSPPPKCLSPMPKRRPSRSPKRRSPPPQKRRTPPLPTSPPRHRRSPMLPSNRPGRGTRSPPAVHSNRLSPSPANRGRAMRGSASPQGRFDSSGTSPPGQRRQVSPSHSNRAIRRVSRTPEPRKNQRASQSPQPMRRASSRSPSGSPKPGALKRPAPASGFPSSGCSASGSPSAPLAKKASSGSGSPSPNKNSDTEAGGKKNKKHKKEKKHKKDKKHKKHKKHKKEKSGVLVAAGDGQENLGMGEDVDSDHKKTVK comes from the exons ATGGACGCGGGATTCTTCCGC GGCACAAGTGCAGAACAGGACAATCGCTTCAGCAACAAGCAGAAGAAACTTCTAAAGCAACTGAAATTTGCAGAATGTCTTGAAAAGAAG GTGGATATGACCAAGGTGAACCTGGAAGTCATCAAACCTTGGATCACTCAGCGAGTGACGGAGATCCTGGGGTTCGAGGATGATGTCGTCATAGAATTCATATTTAACCAGCTAGAAGAAAAG CACCCGGACAGTAAGATGATGCAGATCAACCTGACGGGCTTCCTGAATGGGAAGAATGCCAGAGAGTTTATGAGGGACCTGTGGCCTCTGCTGCTCAGTGCCCAGGACAACATTGCCGGTATCCCCTCTGCCTTCCTGGAGCAGAAGAAAGAGGAGATCAAACAGAGACAG ATTGAGCAGGAGAAGCTTGCCTCTCTGAAGAAGATTGATGAGAAGGAAAACAAAGataacagagaaagggagagcccCAGAAG GAGGAAGTCAAGGTCACAGTCTCCACGGCGACGGTCtccagtgaagagagagagaaagcggagTCACTCCCGCTCCCCGAGGCGTAAGCCCAGTCCCAGCAGCTCCCCTCCACCAACAGCCCCAGCCATCACCCTGGTCAGTGTTACATTGCCCCAGGGCACTGAGGAGCCCCAGCCAGAGCCAGACACCTCTGAGAGCGCCGTACCTGAGCCAGTCATTCAGGAGGCCTCTTCCACCAG TGATTTGGTGAAGCCGCACACTGTGGTTGTGGTACCTGACTCTGTGATGAAGGTCAAAGAACCCTCCCCAGGAAAGGCTTCTAAAAAGGAGAGGCCCAAGCCCAGGGAGAAGGAGGGCAGGAGGGACAGGCCCCGCCACCGCTCTCGCTCCCATTCCCGCAGACGACCTAAATCGCGGTCCAGATCTTACTCCCCACGCCGGAGGCCGAGCCCCAGGAGACGGATGTCCCCTCGTCGTAGGAGCCCCCCCAGACGTGGCCCCCCAGGCCCCAGACACAGGCGCAGTCGCTCCCCTGTCCGCAG GCGGCGCTCTCGCTCCCCATCATCCTCTGGGAGCAACTCCTCCGCGGCTCGCTCACCTCAGAAGGCCATGAAGAGAACGTCAACCACACCTCCTAGGAAACAGCCCCGCGGCCACGCAGCTGATCCCTCCCTCAGCCCCTCCAGGAGAAGAGCCCCCAATGGTAGCCCCCCTGGGAAGGCCCGACGCTCTGCCTCCCCTCGGGCTAGAAAGGGCCGGTCCTCAGCCTCCCCGTCCAGATCAGCTG GTTCAAAGAAGAAACCAGGATCAAGGAATGATTCACTGTCTCCTGTTCCAAAACCCAGGCATTCTGAGGCATCGGAATCAG AGGGGGCTACCGCAGATCCTGTGCAGCAGCGACGTCAGTACCGCAGGCAGAATCGGGAGACGTCTTCAG ATACTGGATCATCCTCCTCATCAGAGGACGAGGGGTCCAAGAGGCCGGGCGGAGGGTCAGCGGCGAGGAATGGGAATGTCAGGAGGCGGCGCAGtcgttccccctcctcccccaggaGACGACACAGGGACGGCTCCCCCAG AAAAAGGCGCTCCCCCTCTCCTGGAGGACGCCGATCTCCCCCACGCCGTCGCagatctccctctcctcctccgagACGCAG gtctccctctccacctcctcgcAGACGCTCCCCCTCCCCCAGACGGTACTCTCCCCCCATCCAGCGGCGCTACAGCCCTACTCCCCTGGGCCCACAGAAGAGAAGGCTATCGGGGTCTCCCCCTCCCAAATGCCTTTCCCCGATGCCCAAGCGCCGTCCCTCCAGGTCCCCGAAGCGCAGGAGTCCCCCTCCCCAAAAGAGACGCacacctcccctccccacctctcccccccGACACAGGAGGAGCCCCATGCTCCCATCCAACCGGCCAGGCCGGGGCACGCGCTCCCCCCCTGCTGTTCACAGTAAccgcctctccccctcccctgccaACCGTGGCCGGGCCATGCGTGGGTCTGCTAGTCCTCAGGGGCGCTTTGACTCCTCGGGCACCTCTCCACCTGGCCAGAGGCGCCAGGTGTCCCCCTCACACAGCAACAGGGCAATCCGCAGGGTGTCCCGGACACCAGAGCCCCGCAAGAACCAGAG AGCCTCTCAAAGCCCTCAGCCTATGAGGAGAGCGTCATCAAGGTCACCGTCTGGTTCTCCTAAACCAGGAGCCTTGAAGCGGCCGGCCCCAGCCTCAGGCTTCCCCTCATCGGGCTGCTCGGCCAGTGGCTCGCCATCAGCCCCTCTGGCCAAGAAGGCCAGCAGCGGCTCTGGCAGCCCTTCTCCAAACAAG AATTCAGACACTGAGGCTGGAGGAAAGAAGAACAAAAAACATAAGAAGGAGAAGAAACATAAGAAGGACAAGAAGCACAAGAAACACAAGAAACACAAGAAAGAGAAGAGTGGAGTGCTGGTGGCTGCTGGGGATGGCCAGGAGAACCTGGGGATGGGAGAGGATGTAGACTCCGACCATAAAAAG ACAGTGAAGTAG